One window from the genome of Synechococcus sp. PROS-7-1 encodes:
- a CDS encoding aspartate aminotransferase family protein, whose amino-acid sequence MVEPKADSMSSAVMGTYNRFPLSLVKGRGCWVWDDQNRRHLDAVAGIATCTLGHSDRILRRALSRQLKTLQHVSNLYKIPEQEQLAQWLVANSCADSVFFCNSGAEANEAAIKLARKHGHKRRGIERPVIITAAASFHGRTLAAVSATGQPRYHQGFEPMVEGFEFFPYNDGDAFEQLLMQLEENGPKVAAVLIEPLQGEGGVNPGDPAVMQRIRRLCSERDILLIFDEVQVGMGRTGTLWGYQQLGVTPDALTLAKGLGGGHVIGALLVSQHADVFEPGDHASTFGGNPFACRAGLTVASELLRRDLLKNVQARGAQLNQGLNNLVERYPDHLAGSRGWGLLQGLVLRDSCEFSAADVVKAALEEQLLLVPAGAAVVRMVPPLVIGPREIQTLLTRLDRALQQLM is encoded by the coding sequence ATGGTGGAGCCCAAAGCTGATTCGATGTCCTCAGCGGTGATGGGCACCTACAACCGCTTCCCTCTGTCCCTTGTGAAGGGTCGTGGGTGCTGGGTGTGGGACGACCAGAACCGACGACACCTCGATGCCGTCGCTGGGATCGCCACCTGCACACTCGGCCACAGCGATCGAATCCTTCGGCGTGCCCTCTCCCGCCAGCTGAAGACGCTTCAGCACGTCTCCAACCTTTACAAAATTCCTGAACAGGAACAACTGGCGCAGTGGCTGGTGGCCAACAGCTGCGCAGACAGCGTGTTCTTCTGCAATTCAGGAGCGGAGGCCAACGAAGCCGCCATCAAGCTGGCGCGAAAGCATGGCCACAAGCGCCGCGGGATCGAACGGCCGGTGATCATCACAGCCGCTGCCAGTTTTCATGGCCGAACGTTGGCAGCGGTGAGTGCCACCGGTCAACCCCGTTACCACCAGGGATTCGAGCCCATGGTGGAAGGATTCGAATTCTTCCCTTACAACGATGGCGATGCTTTCGAGCAGCTGCTAATGCAGCTGGAAGAGAACGGCCCCAAGGTGGCTGCTGTTCTGATCGAACCACTCCAGGGCGAAGGCGGTGTGAATCCTGGCGATCCCGCTGTGATGCAGCGCATCCGCAGGCTTTGCAGCGAGCGCGACATTCTGCTGATCTTTGATGAAGTGCAAGTGGGGATGGGCCGCACGGGCACACTCTGGGGATATCAACAACTCGGCGTCACACCGGATGCCCTCACCCTGGCCAAAGGCCTTGGAGGAGGGCACGTGATCGGAGCCCTGCTGGTGAGTCAGCACGCTGACGTGTTCGAACCCGGTGATCACGCCAGCACCTTCGGCGGCAATCCCTTCGCTTGCCGTGCGGGTCTCACCGTGGCCAGCGAACTTCTGCGACGCGATCTGCTGAAGAACGTGCAGGCGCGGGGAGCGCAACTGAATCAAGGACTGAACAACCTGGTGGAGCGTTATCCCGACCACCTAGCGGGGAGTCGCGGCTGGGGACTGCTGCAGGGTCTTGTTCTCCGGGACAGCTGCGAATTTTCAGCCGCCGATGTGGTGAAGGCCGCCCTTGAAGAGCAGCTGCTGCTGGTGCCTGCCGGTGCTGCGGTGGTGCGCATGGTGCCTCCCCTAGTGATCGGGCCCAGGGAAATCCAGACCTTGCTCACCCGACTGGATCGGGCGCTCCAGCAGCTGATGTGA